The following nucleotide sequence is from Candidatus Zixiibacteriota bacterium.
CATCCGGCCGTGATATCCGGGTCATCACCGCAATTTGTTTCCTGTGAGTGGATCAGAGTTGAATTGTTAGACGTTCGACGATTTCGAATCCCGACAAATCGAGCCGATCATACGACGCCGATCCATCGGCCGATCCGCTCCAGACTCTGACACCGCCGCCGAGAGTGGCGTTGTCGTGGACTTTGAAATCGGCGCCGCCTCCGAAGCCGATCAGCCGCGCCGCGTCCTGATACAACGGGTCGGACGAGGCGTAATCATTCGCGCCGACAAACTTCCCCTCAAGTGCAATCCATGCGGAAACGGCCGGGGTGATCATCATGTGCGGACTGAGCAGAAACCGGAATTCCGAGCCATTCGTGTTGTGTGTTTCCTTCACCAACTCGGATTGATCGGGATCGAGACGGCGGTCCTCGCCGCGTATAATGTAACGCAGGCCCCCTTCGTACATCATTCTGCCGCGCACGCCCTGTCCATGCCAGCGCAGGTCGATTTGGCTGCCCTCGCGGAAGATCGCCTCCCCGTCGGCCTGATCATCGGTAAAGCCCACAAGGATAACGTCCGCCGACATCGAGCCGCCGTTGCGCCAGCGACGATCCGCGCCAACGGTGAAGACCCATCGTGATCCGGGTTTGTAGTCCAGGGGCGTTTCGTACGGGCTGTACTCGCCGTTGATCAGCAGTCCGATTGACGACCCCACGGCCCACGGTCCCGCCGGAGCCGCAACACCCAACTCACCGAACATGCCGAATCCTTCTCCCGGCAATTTCAGTGGAAAGTTGAATATGTCCGATGCCAGCCAGCCGACCAGTTGCTGTTCGGCGCGTGTCAGTTGCGTTTTCCCGGTCGGCAGCGAAACCCCGCCCGCCAACAGGATGCGTCCATCGGCAAACGATCCTTCCACCTCCACCCGTGAATCCAACAATCCGCCGAGATTGTCGCCGTCCACATCCCAGTCGGCCGAGGAGTGAGATGCGCCGGAGTACACGGTCAGGCCGATGTTTTGGCGCAAAGGCGCGCGCAACATCAAAGGAGCGTGCAACTGCGCAATCTTGAAATCTTCATCCCCGCTGATTGTCCATGACAGGTACGTCAAGCCCTGACTGACCACCGTCGGAACCGACACCGCAAGCGGCGCCTGTGCTCCGGCGTTCCCGGCGCACACAGCGAGCGCGCACCAAACGCCAATGACCTTACGGCCGATCATCAAAGTGTCCTCGGATAATAACCGACGTCGGTGCCGGCGGCGGTGTCCTTGGCTGATCGCCGCGCGATGCCGTGCCGACTTCGGGGATGAATCCCGTGTTGCGGCTCTGCGTCGATAACCGGTCCCGTGGGTCGGTGAATTGCTCGGTCCACTCGGTGTTCTCCGAAGTCGATTCTCGGAATTGGTCGAGACTACCGGATTCACCGCCGGCCGCAGCGGCCGACAGGAGTTTGGCGTTCTGTGCGCTCTGTTTTGCCGCCGCAAAGTGCGGATCCAAATCGGCGGCGCGCTCGAATTCCCTGAGCGCATCTCCGTACAAGCCCCGATCCTGAAGGTCAAGCCCCCGCGCGTAGGCCAGAAATGCCACGAACGATTCGGTCGGCAATGCGTCGATCGAGTCCCTGTCCGCCTCCGAGAGCTTGAAGCCCAGACGGTCGGAAACATCGACGACAATCCGCTTTTGCATACGGAACAACTGGCTGAGTTCACCGCTTTGTTCTTCGGTGATCTGCACATTGCCGGTTTTTGTCGAGACCAATTGCGGATCGATGAGCAGACGGCCATGTGTCAATTCCGAGGCGTCGCCACCGAGCACATGAGCCGCGCCGAGCAGCTTGCCGAGGCGCGGCGCACTGGATGAATCAAACGCCGCCGTCTGGGATATCTCCAGCTCCTCCAGCAGCTTCTGCGTCTGGAGTCGCTCGACCACACGCAGACCGGGGACCTTGGAGAAGTCGGTGACCAACATCTCCGCCAGCCCCTTCGCCAGCGGTCGCAACGATTCGGAGAGCAGTAGGGAGTTGAAGTAGACGACGCCGATGGTCGAATCCGAATACCGGCCCGGCTTCAGCTCATTCTCGCGGGCGATCTGTTCTTGCGCGAATGTCTGTGCGCGATGTCTGCGCAACGTCTCGATGCGCATCGCGACATCGGCCGCCGCCGGCCCGTGTCCGCTTTTGATGTCCAAATACAGTTGATAACGGCGCAGTGCCTCTTCGACCTTGCCATCGCCTTCGGCGATGTACCCCAGATACAAATGCGCAGCGGCAAGGCGTGGATCCAGCGTCAGCGCATCGCCGAACGATTTTTCCGCCTCGACGATCAACCCGGAACGGTACTGTGCTTCACCGAGACGCGCGCGGATTTTCGCATTCGTCGGTTTCTCGATGGCGAGCACGGTCAAAAACGACATGGCGCGCTCGTAATCGCCCTCCCGCATGGCGGTCGATGCCAAGCGGCTGCTGCTGGAGGCGCAGCCGCCGGCCAACAGGATGGCGAGTCCGGCTCCGCACAGCCACAGCGCCGCGCCTGACGACGTACGGCAGCCCTCGGAATTCCTCATCACGGCCATTACGAATACCGGCCACGCGGCCACGTGTCAATGATCGAGTTTCGGCCGCTTCAGCCCCCGGTCGCGAGCATGAGCGGCTCCAGTGCTACCAAACGGTTGCGCGCGGCCTGGTGTCCCGGATAGGCGGCCAGCGCTTCCTTGTATGCGGCAAATGCCTCCGTGAGCATTTGCTCGTCTTCGTAGTTGAGGCCGCGCGTATAGGCCAGGACGGCGTCCAGCGGCTGACGGCCCTCGTCACGGATGGCCCGTTCTACGGATTTCTGGATCGTGACGTCAAGGTGGGCGAATATCTTCAGAGCCAGTTCTGCCTGCAGTTTGGCGAAATCCTTTGGTTTGCCCTCGACTTTGTCGGCTTTGAGCAATTCGCCGGTCTCGGTTTTCACCAGTCGCGCATCGATGCGCATCTTGCTGTTGGAGAGTTTGGTGAAAGAGCCCATCAGCAGCACGTGGGCGCCCAACAACTTGCCGACTCGCACCGCGCTCTGGTCCTCGAAGTATTCAGACTGCTCAAGTTTGATCTCGTCGAGGATGTATTGGATCCGTTCGCGTTCGACAACTTGCAATGTAGTACACGTCGTACACGTGGCCAAATCAGTCACCAGCATGGCAGAGAGCCCTTTGGAAAGCCCATCGAGCTTCTCTTTGTCGACGACCGAGGTATTCTCAAAATACAGCACCGCCAGCGTCTTGAGACCTGGGTCGGGACGATCACCAGACCGGCGTTCCTCGTCGACTTTCAGCCACACACGCTGCACCTGCGGCGGCTCGACCTTCAGGTCGAGTTCGAAGTCCGGGTCGATCTCCAGGACCTTTCGCAGATACTCCTCCGATTGATCGAGAAAGCTCTTCCCGGCGGTGGCTTTGGCCAGCAGCAGATACACCTCCTTCGCTTCCGGCTTTGCCAGCGATGGTTGCTCGGCCAGTGTCGTCAGAAGGTCGATGACCTCGGCAAACTTCCCCTGGTTGTACAGCTTTTTCGCCTGCGTGAGCGACTCCGGGACGTCGGCGGTGGCCACCAGCGGCTGCGCCAGCAACCCCAGGGCCAGCCCCAAGAGAATGGTCCATCGCGTCACTGTCTGTTTTTTCATGCGAATCCCTCCGTCATGAGTACGGTACGGGTCGTCCGGTTGACGTAACCCTCATTATACACATCCCGCAGGCGCAAGCGTATCACGTAATCCGGAAACGGTTATGGCGAGTCCGCACCGATTGGGATCATCCGGCCATGAAATTCTGTGCGTCCCGCCGTCACGCGGACAATGTGCATGCCGCCATCCAGAAGATATCCGTCCAATATCAACTCGATCCGATGCGGCCCGACGACAATGTCGCGCAGATCGACCGGGGTCCCATAGGGCAGTTCGACGCCGTCCAATGCAATCTTCGCCGATCCCGCTCCGCCGACAATGTCTGCCGACACACTGAGACGTCCGCGCCCCTCGCCATAGAACAATTCCAGCCGACGGTCCCCCTCGGCGATGGTGATTGTGTCGGTCCAGAGTCCCTCGCCGATCTGCCAGCGGATGGACCGCGTTCCTTTCATTGCCGCCGCCTGAATCGGCAGCGATCCGCCGTGCGGCCGTCCGTCGATCCACACCTGATCGACACGCCGGCGCAAATCAAATGGGACGATGTCGATGGTCAGATTGTGCTGCACCGGCGGCGGTTTCGTCTCGGATCCGGACCGCGGCTGAGATTCGCCGCCGCTGCCATCGAGCGGGCGATCTTCCGCAGCGACTAATAATTTCCTGGCCGAGGGCGTCGTCGACAACACCACGGCGAAGCGTGCCGAGTCGGAATCGACAAATGCAGAGCGCTCGCCTTCGACCAGCGTGTCGCCTCCGGGGCCAAGGCCCAAAATGCTTACCCCAATCAGCGAACCATCCGGCACGAGCATCTGCGCCTGGATGAGTCCGCTCGTGACCGTCAGGGCCTGGGATTGTGGAATGACCATGGAATCATCGACAGACAGTTCGAGTCTGTCGATGTGCTCCAGCAACGCCGGATTGTCGATCTCAGTCGTCACGAACATCACAAACTCAGTTGGCGCGGCGGCCGGTTGGTTTTTCATCCACGTGAACCATGCGGCGACCAGCACAACGATCACAACGACGCCGAGAATGGCATACCGTGCGCCGTGCATCCTCCTTCGGGGCGGCAGCTCCGGACCCTTCGCCGGCCGTCGCAATGTCTCCGCACGACGATTGGGCGCGTCGGCACCGGGGAATACCGTGGCTTCGTCCACACCGGCAAGAGGATGCCGGGGAGTGCTCCGACCCTTGATCGCGCCGGAGACGGCCTCGGCGAATTCACGCGCGTTCTGGAAACGCAGATCGGGCGGTTTGGCCATGGCTTTCCGGACGACGTCATCAAGCGCCTCCGGCACCCGCCCATTGGTCGCCGAAGCTCGCGGCGGCTGCTGTTCCAGGTGCATAGTCATCATCTCGTATTCGTTTTCGCCCTGAAACGGCCGAACTCCGGTCAACAATTCAAAGAGCGTCACCCCAAGCTGATAGATGTCGGTCCTCGCATCGACATCGCCGCCCTTAATCTGCTCAGGCGCCATGTACGGCAGGGAGCCGGTCGCCATCCCGGTTCGCGTCTTGGCGGAAACACCGAGGATCTTGGCGATTCCGAAATCCGTGACTTTGACCTGGCCATCGTCAGTGAGCAGAATGTTCGACGGTTTGATGTCGCGATGGATGACCGGCAGCGGACGGGAATGGGCATAACCGATCGCCGCGCACGATTGCCCGATGATCCGGCCGACCTGTTCGAGCGGCAACAGGCCTTCCCGGCGCACATGAACTCCGAGATCGGAACCATTGACATACTCCATGACGATGAAATGCTCATTGCCTTCGACCAGGTAGTGCAGCAGCCGGGCAATGTTCGGATGATCGAGATGCGCCAGAGCCCTGGCTTCCGATTGAAGTTTTTCGAGCAGTCCCGGCTGATCCAACAGCTCCGGGCGCAGCGTTTTGAGACCGACGATTCTTTCCAGGCGCAGATCGACGGCTTTGTAGAACGTGCCCATACCGCCCTCGCCCCGTTTCTCGAGGATGCGGTAGCCGCCGACCGTGCGATCGATCATGTGCTGAACCTGCCCAAACCAAGCTGGGCCGAAACGAACGAAACAACGTATCGGCGCACTCTGAAAGGTGTCAACATACGAATTGCCTGCAAATGCGGCTACCGGATCGCGCAACGCGATGACGTGAATGGCCTTGACACACCTTGCATAACGGGAAAGATTGCCTCTGATGCGAACGGTCGACTCAAGCGCCTGGCACTATGTTCGGAGCATGCTGTTATGCCTCCTGGCGGCGTGTTTCGCCCCCGGATGCTCACTGGCCGATCGCTCAACTGCACCGGCAACGGAAACAGTTCTGAAAATCCGGCTGACCGATCCATCGCCGCAGTTGGCATCGCTGATCAGCATTGTGACATTGTCGGTGTGCGAGGGTTTTGACACCACCTGTACGGCGTCGGTGGATACGAGCGCACTCGAAGGCGGCGAAGTCGAGTTTCGACTGGACCCCGAAAATCTGGGCCTGTCCACCTTCGTGCTGCGGGCGTTCACGTCCGGCGACATCCTGTTGTTTCGCGGCTGGGATACCTTACGCATCGCCGAGTCGTTCCGCGACACGCTGAACATTCGCCTGTGGCCGACCGTATTAATGCTGCGCCCGTCGCCGTTGTTCCAGCGCGTCTCGCTGCTCGGCGGATCATTGGTCGATGTGTCCGTCGACGTGCACAATGTCGACACGCTGTTTGGAGCGTCGTTCCGGCTCTTTTACGACACCGCCCTGCTCAGTTTTGTGGGTGACGAAGAAGGGGACTTCCTGAAGGGAGGCGATCCCTCCGCAGAACTCATCTCGCTGTCGCTCGATGAGGGGGAGGGATACATCGCCCATGCGATCTCACGGACGCGGCAGACAGGCGGCGACCAGTCCGGCGTCTCCGGATCAGGCCGGTTGGTGACGTTTACATTTGACAAGAAGAAGGCCGGTACGGCCGACATCACGCTGGGAGGCGCGATCCGCCTCGAGCGGCCCAATGGCGCGCTCGTGACCGGATTCGACGCGCTCATCCTGGAAACGGGGCAGGTCGAAATCACCACTCAACTGCTCGCGGCCGACATGCTGCTGCCGTTGAGTGACGGCAACCGTTGGACGTACGCCCGGTTCAAGCGTGAATCCTCCGGAATGAGACAGACCGGAGACGTCACAATGAGAGTCGCCGGGAGCGCGGTCGTCGACGGCGGTGCCTATCGTCGCCTGAGGCAATCCGACGGAAGCGAGAGTCTCGCGCAAGCGACCGATAGTGGAACAGTCATCGGGTTCTACGGCGACGGCGCCTGGCGCGATGATGTCTGCTTTCGCTATCCGGCGGATATTGATGATGGCTATCAATATGTGTCGCTGGCGACGGGTGAAGTGTCGAGCGTCAACGTGTCAGCCGAGTCAATCTCCGTTCCTGCAGGGACATTCGACTGCTTGGTCTATGTCCGGTCCGATGAAACCTACGGTACGCGCGAATGGCACTTTGCCCCGGGTGTCGGCCTGGTACACACCAGCCAGGGGAAACCGGACGAGGCCGTGGCCGGACAGACGTCCTGGGGTCTCGTATCGTACTCGATTGTCAACTGAGCATTCGGAGAGGCGCCGACTCGTCGCGACCGTCGGTTCAGGGGGCTGCGACCTTCCGATCGGGTGCGTCTCTTAAGTGGTCAGGAATCTCTGCGTGACCCGCCGTGCCATCATCACCATCGCCGTTCTCGCGCCCACAGTCCTTCTCAGCGCGCGCAGCTCGACAGCACAGGACTCGCTGAAGATCGGAACTGTCGTCCTCACTCCCGGCGCGCCTGGCCAGGAGATACCGATTTATCTGCAGAATACTGCGTCCCTCAGCAGCGTTCGCGTGCCGCTGGAAATTCGCGCCTTCAGCACATACCCCACGAGTCTCGCTCTGGGGTATGGCGACCGGCTCCCGTTGCCCGGCCCTCTGGACGCGACTCTGATTTGGGATCACTTCGGCGATACACCGATGGGCTGTTATCCCAGCATGGTTCTGGCCTCCGGCGCGGCGCCGGTGAGTTTGACCGGGCTGCGTTGGGGCTTCATGCTTTGGCGCGAAGACCTCAATCCCACCAACATGCTCGGACCGGGCACCGATAGCGACGGCTCGATGAAGCTGATCGTCGACATCCCCCCCGGCATTGGGACTTTTACGATCGACACGGCCTGCATCGCGCCCAGCACCTCCATTCAGTTCATAGACGATCTGGGTATGAATCGCGACGTCAGTTTCGTGAAGGGCAACGTAACCGTCGATAATCGGCCCGTCATTGTTCCCATTCCTCCCCAATTCGTCAACGAAGGCGACCTCCTCGAGATCACCGTGAGCGCGACCGATGCCGACGGCACGTTTCCGGTCTTATCGGTTCTGGCGCCCGACATACCGCCGAATGCCAGTTTCATCGACTTAGGCAGCGGCAACGGGACCTTTTCGTTCGCACCGGACTACTCGCAGGCCGGAGTCTATAACGTCCGATTCTTCGCCAGCGACGGTCTGTTGCCGGACACCGAGGTCGTCATGATCACAGTTGTCGACGCAGCGCCCCCGGGATCGGCGGATTCGATCATCGTCGGTTCCAAAAGGGTTGCCGCCGGACAGACAGATAGTGTCTTCGTTCGACTCGTCAATCGCACACTGACGGTTCAAAGGATGACAGTGCCGTTGCGGATCGACGCGGGCACGACCGGATCGTTCATCACCGAACTGGCAATCCAATATCGCGAGCGTCTCGGCGTCGCAGGCGTGATGGATGAATCAGTGGCCACGGCCCGATATGCCAGTGTCGAACCGGGCGTCTCCTGCTACGGCGAAATCGGCTTCGGCGGCGCATTCGCCTCGAACGACACCAGCATGCATCCGGTCGTTTCCTCCCCCGAAGGGGTTCTCTACAAACGCGACGCCGGGTTGGCCGCGGGGCCCCTGGCGCCGGAGGCCGACGTCGGCGGCTCGATGATGTTGCGGTTTGCCGCCAACGACAGCGCCGGTACGTTTACCATCGATCGCACCTGCATCGGCGTGGGACCGACAGACACAGTCGGTCTCTTCGATGGGACAGCCGAGTACGGCGTATCGTTCGTTCCCGGTGTCATCACCATCAACTCTCCCCCTGTTGCACACGACACCTGTGTCAGCGTCATCGTCGACGAGACGCAACAGATGGAGCTTCCGGCGACGGACGCTGACGATGACCCGTTGAGCTACGCGATCACCGGCGGCCCCATTGTGGGCGATACCAATTTCTTCAGCGCGGCCGACGGCAGCTTCGAATACATCGCCCCGTTGCTGCCGGGCACCGACACGATCTATTTCGTGGTCGACGATGGATACAACTCGTCGGACACCGGCTATGTCTGCTTCGAAATACTGAGCGCTCTGCCGGACACGTTCTGGGTTGACAGCGCGACCGGCGACGACTTCGACAACGACGGCTCCGAGGAGTTCCCGCTGAAGACGATTTCGAAGGCGATGGGACTGCCGATCCCGAATCTCGTCGTGATCGTCGGGCCGGGCACCTATCCCGAGCGCGTGTTGTATCCGCAAAATCAAAAGGTCCGGCTCGTCTCCGAAGAGGGACCGTTTGCGACGCGCATTGTCGGCGACGGCAGCGGCGACGGATCGGCCGTCGTTCTGAATGCCGGCAATGTCGATGATGTTCAGGAATTGATCGGGTTTACTGTGGCGGCAAACGTCGTGACGGACTCTGACTGCGACGGCTGCGCCGGGGGGATCACCGTTCGCGAGCCGACACGTGGAAATGTCATCAACTGCGTCATCACCAGGAACGCAGGATTGAATGCTGCCGGGGGTATCGAGTACCAGGGAGGCGCCCCCGGCGTGATCGCCGGAAACTGGATCGTGGACAACGAGGCGGACAACGTCGCCGGAGCCGTGGCGCTGTATGCAACGGCCAACGTGACGTTCCTGAACAACACCGTTGCCTATAACAGCACGACAGGCAAAGACCACGCGGGGCTGTTTGTCTCCGGCGTTACGCTGATCGATACGTCCTCGATACTGTTTTTTCAGAATAACATCATCGCCTTCAACGCGCCCGGATACGGATTGTACGCGTTGGCGGAATCGGAGCCGTTTCCCGAAATACTGCGGAACTGCGTGTACTTTGGCAACGGGAGCGGCAACGCCGTTCCGCCCAATTTCACCTCTCTGTCGGATTGGAAGTTCACCGATCCGTTGTTCCTTGGCGCCGCCGCCGGCGACTACCATCTGACTTGCCCCTCCCCGGCGCGAAATGCGGGGTACCCATTCATCCCTCCGGGAGGCGGATTCGATCTCGATGGACAGAGCAGGCCCAACGAAGGGGCGATCGACATTGGCGGCGATGAATTCTATGACGATCACAAGGTCGCGAGGTTCAGCCCGAGCGACACGTCGGGGTGCGTGCCGTTGGCCGTCACCTTCGTAAACTCCTCCGAGTGCCTTGATGAACAGTTCGCGTGGACATTCGGGGACGGAGGCAATTCGACGCTGAAGAACCCGACACACTCGTTCGTTAATCCCGGCGACTACACCGTCCGCCTCATCGCGTCCGGTGACTTGGATGCCGACACGGCGTTTGGAACGATATACGTCGCCGCGCCGATCACCGGCGATTATACCATGAGCGCACCCGACGGATGCGCCCCGCATGCCGTCACGTTCGGTTTCACCGCCGGCGCCGAGGTCGACTCGATCCATTGGTCGTTCGGCGACGGCGGGTCATCGACGCAACCCGCGCCGACGCACATCTACAACACTCCCGGAGTGTACGGCGTCCGCCTCACGCTCGTCAACGCCTGCGACACGATCACCATCACGAAAGCCGACTCGATTCGCGTCGGCATGCGACCCGATGTCGCCATCGTGTCCTCCTACGATACGGCGGTGCCCCC
It contains:
- a CDS encoding cohesin domain-containing protein — encoded protein: MRTVDSSAWHYVRSMLLCLLAACFAPGCSLADRSTAPATETVLKIRLTDPSPQLASLISIVTLSVCEGFDTTCTASVDTSALEGGEVEFRLDPENLGLSTFVLRAFTSGDILLFRGWDTLRIAESFRDTLNIRLWPTVLMLRPSPLFQRVSLLGGSLVDVSVDVHNVDTLFGASFRLFYDTALLSFVGDEEGDFLKGGDPSAELISLSLDEGEGYIAHAISRTRQTGGDQSGVSGSGRLVTFTFDKKKAGTADITLGGAIRLERPNGALVTGFDALILETGQVEITTQLLAADMLLPLSDGNRWTYARFKRESSGMRQTGDVTMRVAGSAVVDGGAYRRLRQSDGSESLAQATDSGTVIGFYGDGAWRDDVCFRYPADIDDGYQYVSLATGEVSSVNVSAESISVPAGTFDCLVYVRSDETYGTREWHFAPGVGLVHTSQGKPDEAVAGQTSWGLVSYSIVN
- a CDS encoding serine/threonine-protein kinase; the protein is MIDRTVGGYRILEKRGEGGMGTFYKAVDLRLERIVGLKTLRPELLDQPGLLEKLQSEARALAHLDHPNIARLLHYLVEGNEHFIVMEYVNGSDLGVHVRREGLLPLEQVGRIIGQSCAAIGYAHSRPLPVIHRDIKPSNILLTDDGQVKVTDFGIAKILGVSAKTRTGMATGSLPYMAPEQIKGGDVDARTDIYQLGVTLFELLTGVRPFQGENEYEMMTMHLEQQPPRASATNGRVPEALDDVVRKAMAKPPDLRFQNAREFAEAVSGAIKGRSTPRHPLAGVDEATVFPGADAPNRRAETLRRPAKGPELPPRRRMHGARYAILGVVVIVVLVAAWFTWMKNQPAAAPTEFVMFVTTEIDNPALLEHIDRLELSVDDSMVIPQSQALTVTSGLIQAQMLVPDGSLIGVSILGLGPGGDTLVEGERSAFVDSDSARFAVVLSTTPSARKLLVAAEDRPLDGSGGESQPRSGSETKPPPVQHNLTIDIVPFDLRRRVDQVWIDGRPHGGSLPIQAAAMKGTRSIRWQIGEGLWTDTITIAEGDRRLELFYGEGRGRLSVSADIVGGAGSAKIALDGVELPYGTPVDLRDIVVGPHRIELILDGYLLDGGMHIVRVTAGRTEFHGRMIPIGADSP
- a CDS encoding PKD domain-containing protein, with the translated sequence MTRRAIITIAVLAPTVLLSARSSTAQDSLKIGTVVLTPGAPGQEIPIYLQNTASLSSVRVPLEIRAFSTYPTSLALGYGDRLPLPGPLDATLIWDHFGDTPMGCYPSMVLASGAAPVSLTGLRWGFMLWREDLNPTNMLGPGTDSDGSMKLIVDIPPGIGTFTIDTACIAPSTSIQFIDDLGMNRDVSFVKGNVTVDNRPVIVPIPPQFVNEGDLLEITVSATDADGTFPVLSVLAPDIPPNASFIDLGSGNGTFSFAPDYSQAGVYNVRFFASDGLLPDTEVVMITVVDAAPPGSADSIIVGSKRVAAGQTDSVFVRLVNRTLTVQRMTVPLRIDAGTTGSFITELAIQYRERLGVAGVMDESVATARYASVEPGVSCYGEIGFGGAFASNDTSMHPVVSSPEGVLYKRDAGLAAGPLAPEADVGGSMMLRFAANDSAGTFTIDRTCIGVGPTDTVGLFDGTAEYGVSFVPGVITINSPPVAHDTCVSVIVDETQQMELPATDADDDPLSYAITGGPIVGDTNFFSAADGSFEYIAPLLPGTDTIYFVVDDGYNSSDTGYVCFEILSALPDTFWVDSATGDDFDNDGSEEFPLKTISKAMGLPIPNLVVIVGPGTYPERVLYPQNQKVRLVSEEGPFATRIVGDGSGDGSAVVLNAGNVDDVQELIGFTVAANVVTDSDCDGCAGGITVREPTRGNVINCVITRNAGLNAAGGIEYQGGAPGVIAGNWIVDNEADNVAGAVALYATANVTFLNNTVAYNSTTGKDHAGLFVSGVTLIDTSSILFFQNNIIAFNAPGYGLYALAESEPFPEILRNCVYFGNGSGNAVPPNFTSLSDWKFTDPLFLGAAAGDYHLTCPSPARNAGYPFIPPGGGFDLDGQSRPNEGAIDIGGDEFYDDHKVARFSPSDTSGCVPLAVTFVNSSECLDEQFAWTFGDGGNSTLKNPTHSFVNPGDYTVRLIASGDLDADTAFGTIYVAAPITGDYTMSAPDGCAPHAVTFGFTAGAEVDSIHWSFGDGGSSTQPAPTHIYNTPGVYGVRLTLVNACDTITITKADSIRVGMRPDVAIVSSYDTAVPPVCNPHTVDFDYISDRPIVAWSWDFGDNTTSSDSTPSHTYAEGDTFSVRLIVQGECGADTAIRQNYIKLVPRPTALPRTDTLFGCAGVDTIALIGNITGAVSTSRWLFGDGDSANGSNASHLYAEVGRYLPKLIITHVCGTDTVPIPDSLTIGSIPQAVFDLSADSLYEPELVQFTDQSGNNPTQWSWQFGDGAVSALPSPAHAYAPGVYAAGMWVSNPCGADTSSERTIRVGGFRAAILDSLGASDDTVRYSFETDTLILPYDHPLYFSAGLTPVPSRGSVSFQFSSQGDVPPTADGILTVAPTSDVPSGTYEITLWAVDSLRNIIKAAVRPWNRVARSLIEIAPVPLDFGRLLVNSSIMRTLTVVNEAAVGSEILVRLEKPTLVGSMYTMNADSVTLAPQAFVNWIVSFRPTTTGNLPGSVRIRSNDPAAPDTTIMLTGRGVSELIPPLVTATIPGADQEHLVNGTLRVEFDENMVFGGLDTAVLVSSRKAGQISGTTITTARTLTFVPGAWFPPDDTVTLTVRAVITDNNGNRLDGDGDRIEEGSPADDFVLRFFTGPAVYPGDANHDGRVDEADVLPLGRYWRLLGPSRPAASNAFFLQPAFSWNPRAATHADANGDGEVDSLDICPIAEHFDSDTGLAKTLMAEWISEASTFPEGIVDALLAALEYCPGEGPGHAALGGMLREIRTRHLVPEDYTLAQNYPNPFNPSTVISFSLPVRSMVTLSIYDVLGRRIMTLLDEEQPPGTHWVGWDGTDERGVSMATGIYFYRIATGRFSSTRKMLLLK
- a CDS encoding CsgG/HfaB family protein; its protein translation is MKKQTVTRWTILLGLALGLLAQPLVATADVPESLTQAKKLYNQGKFAEVIDLLTTLAEQPSLAKPEAKEVYLLLAKATAGKSFLDQSEEYLRKVLEIDPDFELDLKVEPPQVQRVWLKVDEERRSGDRPDPGLKTLAVLYFENTSVVDKEKLDGLSKGLSAMLVTDLATCTTCTTLQVVERERIQYILDEIKLEQSEYFEDQSAVRVGKLLGAHVLLMGSFTKLSNSKMRIDARLVKTETGELLKADKVEGKPKDFAKLQAELALKIFAHLDVTIQKSVERAIRDEGRQPLDAVLAYTRGLNYEDEQMLTEAFAAYKEALAAYPGHQAARNRLVALEPLMLATGG
- a CDS encoding tetratricopeptide repeat protein; translation: MRNSEGCRTSSGAALWLCGAGLAILLAGGCASSSSRLASTAMREGDYERAMSFLTVLAIEKPTNAKIRARLGEAQYRSGLIVEAEKSFGDALTLDPRLAAAHLYLGYIAEGDGKVEEALRRYQLYLDIKSGHGPAAADVAMRIETLRRHRAQTFAQEQIARENELKPGRYSDSTIGVVYFNSLLLSESLRPLAKGLAEMLVTDFSKVPGLRVVERLQTQKLLEELEISQTAAFDSSSAPRLGKLLGAAHVLGGDASELTHGRLLIDPQLVSTKTGNVQITEEQSGELSQLFRMQKRIVVDVSDRLGFKLSEADRDSIDALPTESFVAFLAYARGLDLQDRGLYGDALREFERAADLDPHFAAAKQSAQNAKLLSAAAAGGESGSLDQFRESTSENTEWTEQFTDPRDRLSTQSRNTGFIPEVGTASRGDQPRTPPPAPTSVIIRGHFDDRP